Part of the Vigna angularis cultivar LongXiaoDou No.4 chromosome 1, ASM1680809v1, whole genome shotgun sequence genome, GTGATGCAACCAACCACAAGCGCACAGCCCCACAGATATGTGAAGAGGATCTTCCTCCAAATCTTAGAAACAATCACACAAAACTTGGAAGCATCAAACCTCTTTCTGCAATAAGTACAATCTACGGTATAGACAACACCAGCTTTGGACAATAACAACAATGTAGCATACAAAGGAAAGCACACGGCTGAAGAAACCACGGTCTCTGCAAATCGCTGACAGGACTGTTTGATAATTGGTCTCAGAGGAAGACCACTAGCTTGGGCAACCAACATAAGCCTAATAGATAGATTCTTCACAATAGACACATCCACTATCACATTAGACAAAAGCACAGCAGAAACAGGACAAATAAGCATAACAGCGATTGCAATGAAACCCCATGAATCGAACCTAAGAATCCTAACAGTTTCTCTGAGAATATCCAAAGCATTCATTGATTGCATTTCATAATTGCGATCACGACCAGAGAGTTCAAACTGCTTAACAGGGGTTCCCTCGGATCCCTCCTTCCTGGGGTAATCAGACCTGATTCTGGGAGAACAACCTCCAGTCGAAATCTCCATTTTGGGGGCGGGCTTATGaatgaaaaaactaaaaaacaaagatTATTTCATTGGAGTTCAAGATTCACTCGAAGTTTAACGAGAAACCCAAGATCTGATACAGCTAGATTAAGCTCAGAAAGATATCATCACGAAGTTGGGATGTCTTCAAAAGGGAATGATTATGCAGAATGGAGGATGAATTGAGAAGAATGAGGAAATTGAGACAATACAGTACCTAGAAAATGGATTTGAAAATTGGGAGCGTTGAAAAGTGTGGCATTGAAGGTCTTTGCTACAGATAGAAGCAATGAGAATGAGATTGcctttgagaagaagaagaagatgaagaagaagaagatgaagaagaaagggattTTGAGTCTCTAAGCACAGTAACAGAAGAAAGGGTTGAAACTTAAAATTCAGATTTGTATCTATTCTACGTAGCTCCAAtccaataataaattatatttttaatgctCCATAGAAAATTTTAGAGTTTCGGGAAATACAGgacaattattcataatttcttaACTCACCCTCGTCTATTAAGAAACTAATAGCGATTCCCCTAGTAAGGTCCCCGATCCGAATTCTAAACggagtttttaatttatttattttattcttttaaaaatatatataataattaaatgtttaaaacatgtatatatTACTTATTTCGAGTAAAAGACTGAAAGTatgtatttagtttttttatactGAAATTGGACTATACTATGTATTTTCAACAAAATCAAGTAGTTTCCTTGTCTTCAAActcgattttttttttgttttataatgaaaaatgaataaataaataaaatatccatATGCATGCCAATAACCGTTGAGCCTAAAACGGTTAAGAAATACGTTCAGTGGAAGACTTCACcctatttttcatatttttttcatgatagatattttggaaattgtttatttgttatggttttttttttgtgccTTTTGTGGGTATGATCCACTTTTTCTCAAAGAAGTGGATTATAAGTGTTCATAgttcatcaattattttaatacataatttgaattttaataatctcaaatttaaacattatttgtcatttaccattatttaaatcaattaaatactacaaattattacacaatttcaaaactattttaatgattgaaataaattttaagtaaagTAATACTAgaagataaaaagtaaattttagtatatatatacatttcttTAGTTTTAGTAGCTATACTTTTAAATCGATAAATTAATCCATGGAAAAAAAAGTCTGATACTACAATCCAATATATTAGTGCAAGAAAtgtagaggagagagaagaaaaagggaGGAAGAATAACAGAAAAAGCTGAAAAATGGCAGGAAATGCAGAGTAGAGAGAATAAAAAGTACAGATTCGTCAGCTGGAGTTAACTCTGTTTATGTGAATTTAACAGAAGAGAtctaattgatacaatttatactaCTTTGAGATAAAATAGaagcatttttaaaaccgggtactaaacaaaaattcacccCTTAACATGGGACGAAGTAAGCTATTAAgcctaaattaaaataactcgTCTAGAATTTAGATAAGGAAGGATCTAAATTCTTAGTGTTAAAAAAGAGTCTTGGTATGTTGTCGAGAAAAATGTTAGTTGGTACACGTTTATCATTACTTAAAAAAGTTGagagaattatttatttattttttaatcattaaagGCTTAAATAGTGAAAACTAAATGTTATAAAGATTTAAATTGATTTGTGtataaaaaataggtttaataggttcggaggtccttatatttgtgggttcgtttcaattgggtcctccaattttgaaagtgatcaatttggtccctaatttaacaaaattgagtcaataataccctttccgttaaatataatggacggcgttaactttttaaacatgtggcatgttgaggcatccttttatttgcaggtggcacagttttatttgaaggatgcttcaacataccacatgtttaaaaagttaatgacgtccattgcatttaacggaaagggtattattgactcaattttgttaaattagggaccaaattgatcactttcaaaattggaggacccaattgaaacgaacccacaaatatagggacctccgaacctattaaacctaaaaaataaactaatcaaatttttagctttttttatcaaagttattttatatttttgatttagattatttaaatgtaaatttgaTATTAGAAAATGTTGAATAGTTTATAAGTAGTAAACTTATGAATTTTTATCGTGGATGTTTTTACTGTACTACGGTAACACTTTGATTTTTGAGATGTTAAAGattattaaaaattgataaaattcaaaatttattatctgcttatatataacacattatacaaTCATAGttgataatttcattcacaagcATGTAAACATAAATATGTATGGGGTAAGCTATCGATAAATCAACCATAACAACAAGAACATAGATACTGATTATATCAACTATAATAAAACACACAAGAAGATACATATCTTCTTATTAtaccaaccataatcaaacacacaacaagatgcataccttctgattatattaatcataatcAAACACCTCATACATAGTAGTAATAACAAAAGGATTCATAATcttctaacataaacaattcaatcatactgAATTACTCAATCCTCGATCCCCAATCCTCGAACGTCGATCATTGATCCTTGATCTCTAACCtttgatgtcatcactaacatctcacacatagacccttagtctatccactcattagcacTCATgttaactacttactataaccattatagtaacaccattatcaacataacataacttagagcatctcaagtaccatgatcatcatcatagatacaccaccatcaacaccatgagcatcaccgtGCTATAATACCATAGTGGAAAGAGTCTATCTCACTCctgtaccctacctcaccgaTTGTAGTCGCTCCTATAGCCCACATGTAGCCTCTCCTACAGGATATCTGTAGCCTCCCCTACAAATCATCTTCTTCCAATGCACACAAGACAAAAGGAAGCACATATTCGTAGATAGAACCAAGATTTACGAGatacaacaagtagacttattctccactctcatgctcattAATTACATACTCAAgtacatcccaacactcactcatgctccactctcaaccacaagtcaaactCACCCTAAACATAACCATTAACCTCAATCTCTTATTATCATCATGTTCCATAGCTTCTCAGGTTAGGTTCACGTCCATTCTTAATCAAATTTGCCACTTTTCACCAAAATGCACTGTGATAATCAactatcacttaagataatcgattatctcactaAAATTTACCAGAAGCATCACGCAtgaagggataatcgattatcatcctaGATAATCTATTATTCCCAAAATCACACTTAAAACCAACGCgcagataatcaattataactaatgataattgattattgtccAATCGAAACACATCCTCAACATAattcaagcattcaaacatacatacatcaacCCTAGATCACGTGAAAACATagttaacacatcatacatgcattcaagcatcacgtacccatgtaaacatactcaaacacatataatacatcacttgaataaTCCAGATCCAATTattgacatgttataccccCAATAATAGGATGCAAAAGAGTCTCcgataaaaacaccaaataggattttcaaaataaagaacCATGCATCTGGAATCCACTGTCCAAAAATCAACTCAATTCAacggtgaacgacttcacaacAACGAAAACACTAGTGCAGGTTTTATGTTATGCAAGAAtgacttcttctcttcctttctctctcacttggcttttccctctcttcaaatgactctaatgtgccCTATTAATCTGACTCATCTCCACTAAATCaaagtgagacataatggtccacattatttgacttattctccacataggaagggagcCCTATAACCCAatacttacaacatatatttgcatagAAACCTCCaagcatcataactttgttcttccttagcatcaaacccaacccaacaaaacatacataatacattcatagggaaaactcatcacaaatattacataaaccctaTGCTCATTCATACATAAACTCTTACCCAACAATAACCACATATAATCATATACACATATCAAAACAAGGATTACCAATCAAGATAATAAAGATAATcaagaacacatataacatacaactataaacaaacaaaggtaagcttCCTCATACCTTGGTTAATCATAAGACTTTATCTACAACCCTAAaacaccaccaatcttcttttaCATTAAGAGTTTTCAGTcgctctctctcttcttctcccaaAACGTCAATCTCCTCTCttcttctgttttctctctttgatttagagtttctaAACACCAAACCACCccttaattaatttctacaccaattaaataaaagtaaaagaccATTTTACCCctagacaaaaatataaaaatataaaaataatataacaattatgttctaacaaaaatatacactcaagaacactaatttttaaacaaaaatttaaagtctcaaaattactttatttttaaaacccttATTTTTTCAGATCTTACCGGTATCAACCTTTGACggatttaaaaaattgaatcattGACGTATGATAGTATGATAGGATGGAaggatgaaaaaatatttaaaattctttagACTATATTAACATAGTAAATGTCTAAGTAATGTTAATTAGATAGGTTGGTGCATTTCTTTAAAAAACCTTATGACgttcatattatttaaattgagaTCAACTGAAAAttgtaataacaaaaaatataatatttagaaggattaaataagaaaacagttaaaaataaaattccaatttAGAAACGGTGAACAGCCGAAATTTTGATCCAATGACTTATTAAGGAAGTTGTTAAAATCACATTCCCTACTCAAAAAtcttttgtaactttttttttctcttagtaTCTCTTTTTGgaatttattttccaaataacaACAATTATTGACACACTAACACGTACACTTTGATTCCAGTGTCAACACTGAAGGTTGCAACACAAGACCTAAATCTTTCAAGTATCATCCCAACCCAACATATATGGTCATCATAGTTATGTAGATGTTTTCTAGTCTCACTATTATTGCTGTCATCACATGGAGGCTCAAATGGAATTGAATTTGTGCATGATGAGGACTGAAAATTAGAGCTACAAAATGCAACAAATTTCAACCTCAAGGATTCCATCATGTTTTCATCAAGAGCTCCTTGTTATAGCTTATTTAAGGACAATGATAAATTGACACCACTAcacttatttaatataatttttataaaacaagataagaaataatatgttaaatgaatCTAGAAGTGTATCAAgtatattttctctttattcAAAGATGGTTagtaaggaaaaaaaatacaaaaaacaaaacagtgGTGTATAATAATTATGCAGAGTTCTCTgatacccaatttcgtccggatcatttttagatttttactatAGTCTATTTTCCTaggttttattatttatttatttttatttatattgttgtttttatttttttatttttttttattttttttatttttttattttttttatttattttcgtttttatctttcttttatctattattattttgtttttattctatctttatttatataagttatctgattttattttattctcccctctatttattatttcctttttatttttgtttcttttgcttttttttttttttttacctctttatattttattttattttaatgtaattaatataattaaaaaaaagaaaaaaaaggtgtgCGTGTGTTGGGGAAGAGGGGCAGAAACCGTTTCTGCAGAGAGGCAAGGTGATGGCAGAGACGTTTTGGAAGAGAGCAGGGTGGCAGACGCGATTTGGGTGCGTACGAAATCGGTACACGCAATTTGGCACAGAGAATTGCACAAAAACAAGCACGGAGAGCAGTTTGGGTTTTTTGGGGGTTTTGGAGGAAAAGTAAAAGGGATTTGACACGCAGCCTGGGACCTTCATCTTCACTGGATCATCATCCATTGCCGAGAAGGAGACATTGGCACCTGCAATGAAAAGCAAGAGACACCATCCAACAAGGAAAGGGAGGAAGAAGCCAGTCAAAGGGAAAGGAGAGATTCATTGGAGGCGCAAGGTTGGCAGTAGCAATCGGATCTTCAGGAGGTAAGTAATCCCTTGCACCCCATGTTCTACTGAGTTGGTTACTTTCCTATGAATATACCTCTGTTAAGTTGTTGTTAAATTTGCATATGATTGTGTCATGGTTATTTGTATACGGGCCATTGTTACCAAACACCATCGTCACCCTCTTCACATTCACTGAATCATCATCCATTGGAACCTCTCTCCCAACCATTCTATAACGTCTTCTGCTTCTTCGAAGAAGGCCCTTCTCTTTGCGCGTGTCCCGTTCCCTTCACCACATTATCCATCACCATCCTTTTCCATCCCATTCTCAAATAAACCAAACCAAAATTCAGTTTTTGAAGCCATATCACCATTGAGATGGTATCTGGAATGGTATTTGTTTCGTTGCATTTGGCTGTGTTCTGTAACTTCGTATGGATGCTCTCCCTCGCCACTCATTCATCCCCAACTCCAACACCATAAACATGGCTTTGCTGTATCCCTTCACCTGAAAAGCAGAGAATCAATTAAAGCAACCACAAACTAAGTCAGACCATGAAACTGTGCCTCTGTCCATCTCCAACCATCAAATGAATTTGAATCAATAAAATGGTTACTCACCAGAAAATCATAtaacagaaagaaaaataacagaacA contains:
- the LOC108333871 gene encoding uncharacterized protein LOC108333871; translated protein: MEISTGGCSPRIRSDYPRKEGSEGTPVKQFELSGRDRNYEMQSMNALDILRETVRILRFDSWGFIAIAVMLICPVSAVLLSNVIVDVSIVKNLSIRLMLVAQASGLPLRPIIKQSCQRFAETVVSSAVCFPLYATLLLLSKAGVVYTVDCTYCRKRFDASKFCVIVSKIWRKILFTYLWGCALVVGCITLFCVFLVAFCSALAVLGFSPDIVVYCAMLVGLVFSVVFANAIIICNISIVISVLEDVSGAQAMLRSSILIKGQTQVGLLIFLGSTIGMAFVEGLFEHRVKTLSYGDGSSRVWEGPLLVVMYSFVVLIDSMMSAVFYFSCRSSSLEVSDSEGNSILETMTISAESMGIQ